A genomic region of Desulfomonile tiedjei contains the following coding sequences:
- a CDS encoding FMN-binding protein, with protein MKEIIKITFSLTVICIAAALILGAVFAKTDHARKEIKEEQDAETDRGLIGFGAGKKVPADLKIYPVYRYVIKDEKGATVLGYLLPLKDKGQALLEIDLSGKPLKAVPVQGDAVQLADRATRDKAVSDALGKGSQATYAETFNIANLGDKRLAYVIPGSSQGFKERIKLKVSLEPELTVMGVAIEESKEDPGLGDKIKEDFFRNQFVGKTHDLLKELKVIKEPLPADYLPALEPERAKKDKLTPEQVKEIKQKHLKDDIYALTGATISSRAVTVGVKDTVRRFTYRLGILNDAIKQEKIQVAF; from the coding sequence ATGAAAGAAATCATCAAGATCACTTTCAGTCTGACGGTTATATGTATTGCTGCGGCTCTGATACTGGGCGCGGTGTTTGCAAAAACGGACCATGCCCGTAAGGAAATCAAGGAAGAACAAGACGCTGAAACAGATCGAGGTCTTATCGGCTTTGGGGCAGGGAAAAAGGTACCGGCAGACCTCAAGATCTATCCGGTTTACCGGTACGTTATAAAGGACGAGAAGGGCGCTACGGTACTAGGGTACCTCTTGCCCTTGAAAGATAAGGGCCAGGCCCTGCTTGAGATAGACCTTTCCGGCAAACCCCTAAAGGCTGTGCCGGTGCAGGGAGACGCCGTCCAGTTGGCGGACAGGGCCACAAGGGACAAGGCAGTCAGCGATGCCCTGGGAAAAGGGTCGCAGGCAACGTATGCAGAGACATTCAACATCGCGAATCTGGGTGACAAACGATTGGCGTACGTGATTCCGGGGAGCAGCCAGGGGTTCAAGGAACGCATCAAGCTCAAGGTTTCGTTGGAGCCGGAACTTACTGTTATGGGTGTGGCCATAGAGGAGTCCAAGGAAGACCCTGGCCTGGGTGATAAAATCAAAGAGGATTTCTTTAGGAATCAGTTCGTGGGCAAGACCCACGATCTCCTCAAAGAACTAAAAGTCATCAAGGAGCCTTTGCCCGCTGACTACCTTCCGGCGCTCGAACCTGAAAGGGCCAAGAAAGACAAGTTGACCCCTGAACAGGTCAAGGAAATCAAACAAAAGCATCTCAAGGATGACATATACGCTCTAACCGGCGCGACCATTTCAAGTCGAGCGGTGACCGTCGGCGTAAAGGATACGGTCCGAAGGTTCACGTACAGGCTTGGGATCCTGAACGACGCCATCAAACAAGAAAAAATCCAGGTTGCCTTTTAG
- a CDS encoding SGNH/GDSL hydrolase family protein, translated as MGRIRRMLGSLGNFYGVFAVICLNSLLLFVLINLVAQAALDVRTYFQKRAAMQGTPWAYRGFHESLTALHPGMTKEQISRLIAETRRLTQGYDCYTQFKENPCAGEYVKVDARGFRPIGNQKPWPPPDGEFIVFVFGGSTTFGYGVADDSTIASHFQELLAARYGVSASVYNFGRGSYFSVQERLLFEKLLLAGFVPNMAIFIDGLNDLTLYDGEPARTGDLKKLMEEGEVPLDRKVMRALPVVRAWEAISPWSESNKPTKLQESFRRASPDQRVKLLQNVVDRYRINKRITEAIAGEFQVVPVFVWQPVPVYKYDAQYNVFGKFDYEADLPWLKPGYTLMASEIKAHPLGPNFIWSADIQETLQKPLYVDAVHYSSEMSKILGGHILDAIIDRGLGAKFYSAKPLSQSGEGHHLAAEF; from the coding sequence ATGGGCCGCATCAGAAGAATGCTGGGGTCGCTAGGCAACTTTTACGGCGTTTTCGCGGTAATTTGCCTGAATTCTTTGCTACTTTTCGTGTTGATCAATCTGGTTGCCCAAGCCGCCTTGGACGTAAGAACATATTTCCAAAAAAGGGCCGCGATGCAAGGAACTCCCTGGGCATACAGAGGATTTCACGAATCCTTAACCGCTCTCCACCCGGGCATGACCAAGGAACAGATTAGCAGGCTTATCGCGGAGACGAGAAGGCTTACCCAAGGTTATGATTGCTACACCCAGTTCAAGGAAAACCCCTGTGCAGGCGAATACGTTAAGGTAGACGCGCGCGGGTTCCGACCAATAGGGAATCAAAAGCCTTGGCCTCCTCCGGACGGGGAATTCATAGTCTTTGTCTTTGGTGGTTCAACAACTTTTGGGTATGGAGTAGCGGACGACTCTACAATTGCGTCGCACTTCCAAGAGCTGCTGGCGGCCCGTTACGGTGTTTCGGCAAGCGTATACAATTTTGGACGAGGAAGTTACTTTTCTGTGCAGGAAAGACTGCTCTTTGAGAAGTTGCTACTCGCTGGATTTGTGCCGAATATGGCAATATTTATCGACGGCTTGAACGATCTGACGCTATACGACGGCGAGCCGGCCCGTACCGGAGATCTGAAGAAATTGATGGAGGAAGGCGAGGTGCCTTTGGACCGAAAGGTTATGCGGGCACTCCCGGTGGTGCGGGCCTGGGAGGCAATATCACCGTGGAGTGAAAGCAACAAGCCCACCAAGCTCCAAGAGTCCTTCCGGCGGGCATCCCCGGACCAGCGAGTCAAGCTCCTTCAAAACGTCGTGGACCGTTACCGAATAAACAAACGGATTACTGAGGCCATTGCCGGAGAGTTCCAGGTTGTTCCGGTCTTTGTTTGGCAGCCGGTACCGGTCTACAAGTACGACGCGCAGTACAACGTGTTTGGGAAGTTCGATTACGAGGCGGACCTTCCTTGGCTCAAACCCGGATACACGTTGATGGCTAGCGAAATTAAGGCCCATCCTCTTGGCCCGAATTTCATCTGGTCCGCGGACATTCAAGAGACTCTGCAAAAGCCTCTGTATGTCGACGCGGTACACTACAGCAGTGAGATGTCCAAAATCTTAGGGGGGCACATTCTCGATGCAATCATTGACCGCGGGCTTGGTGCCAAGTTCTACTCCGCGAAGCCTCTTTCGCAGAGTGGTGAAGGCCACCACTTGGCAGCCGAATTCTAA
- the rsxE gene encoding electron transport complex subunit RsxE → MNRNIQLLWNGLIPENPIFRLALSLCPAVAVTTSVKNGVLLGAAVLFVQVASSCTVTLLKSFIHPRIRIPAYVIIIATWVSVIDMVLPVVSPAAYNEVKLFVALIVVFAIIISRLELFASKEPFVPSFFDGMGMGIGFLFGLTVTSAIREFFGAGKIWEHDILGFEPLLIMILPAGGFFVIGFIMATFNWLEYKITGKIPASGGGH, encoded by the coding sequence GTGAACAGGAATATACAACTTCTCTGGAACGGGCTGATACCCGAGAATCCGATTTTCCGACTGGCATTGAGCCTGTGCCCCGCGGTCGCAGTGACTACGTCGGTGAAGAATGGCGTGCTGCTGGGAGCCGCTGTGCTTTTCGTCCAGGTGGCGTCAAGCTGCACGGTCACGCTACTAAAATCGTTCATACATCCTCGCATCCGAATCCCGGCTTACGTCATCATCATTGCGACATGGGTGAGCGTAATCGACATGGTGCTCCCGGTTGTGTCACCCGCTGCGTACAATGAGGTTAAGCTTTTCGTGGCACTCATAGTCGTGTTTGCAATTATTATTTCACGGTTGGAGTTGTTCGCTTCAAAAGAGCCTTTTGTCCCGTCTTTTTTTGACGGTATGGGCATGGGCATTGGCTTTCTTTTTGGGCTTACGGTCACATCGGCAATTAGGGAGTTCTTCGGGGCGGGAAAGATTTGGGAACACGACATTCTGGGATTCGAACCGCTGCTGATAATGATCTTGCCGGCTGGAGGCTTTTTCGTCATTGGCTTCATCATGGCGACATTCAACTGGTTGGAGTACAAGATTACCGGCAAGATACCAGCATCAGGCGGAGGGCACTAG
- the rsxC gene encoding electron transport complex subunit RsxC — MAGSTFPKGGVHPEEHKELTEHLAIEEMPAPAEVVLPLSMHFGAPAKPVVKKKQEVQEGEVIATVEKALGATIHSSVTGVVKAIEPRPHPTMVRCEAVVIETNPEAPPRKYEPEDWRKLTGEQLLARVKDAGIVGLGGAGFPTHVKLSPPPTAKVDTLVLNGAECEPYLTTDHRIMLEQPEKVVEGVQILLKVLGIKRGIIGIELNKPDAINAMNKAAQKSSGSDGATVQVQGMVVKYPQGSEKQLIYSLTQRSVPGGGLPFDVGVIVQNISTALAIYEAATLNKPLYEKIATFSGRAIKRQANLKVKVGTLLSDVVAYLGGTTDDLLKIVSGGPMMGFAVSNIDVPVVKTTSGVLFLNKDETDTDTFGPCIHCGWCLEACPMGLLPKEVAIYVEAGKGHLTEKFGVFECFECGCCAYVCPAKRPLVQFARLAKIAIKKHG, encoded by the coding sequence ATGGCAGGATCCACTTTTCCCAAAGGCGGGGTACATCCCGAAGAGCACAAAGAACTGACCGAGCACCTTGCGATAGAGGAAATGCCTGCGCCCGCAGAGGTTGTTTTACCGCTGTCCATGCATTTCGGCGCTCCGGCCAAACCTGTCGTCAAGAAGAAACAGGAAGTGCAGGAGGGCGAGGTCATCGCCACCGTGGAAAAAGCGCTCGGCGCCACTATCCATAGCAGTGTGACAGGTGTCGTGAAGGCAATCGAGCCAAGGCCTCATCCGACCATGGTAAGGTGCGAGGCTGTGGTCATCGAGACCAATCCCGAAGCGCCCCCCCGCAAGTATGAACCCGAAGACTGGCGTAAGCTGACCGGGGAGCAGCTCCTGGCAAGGGTCAAGGACGCGGGAATAGTCGGGCTGGGCGGTGCGGGATTCCCGACCCATGTGAAATTGTCACCACCACCGACGGCCAAGGTCGATACTCTCGTCCTTAATGGCGCTGAATGCGAGCCTTATCTGACCACCGATCACCGCATCATGCTGGAACAGCCGGAAAAAGTGGTCGAAGGGGTACAGATACTTCTTAAGGTATTGGGGATCAAACGCGGGATCATAGGGATCGAACTGAACAAGCCCGACGCGATCAATGCCATGAACAAGGCGGCTCAGAAGTCCTCAGGATCCGATGGCGCAACCGTCCAGGTCCAGGGGATGGTGGTCAAATATCCGCAAGGTTCGGAAAAGCAGCTAATATATTCGCTTACACAGAGGTCGGTGCCTGGTGGAGGTCTTCCCTTCGATGTAGGCGTGATCGTGCAGAATATCTCTACAGCGTTGGCGATTTACGAGGCAGCGACTTTGAACAAACCGCTGTACGAAAAAATCGCCACGTTTTCCGGACGAGCGATCAAGCGGCAGGCAAACCTAAAAGTAAAGGTCGGCACACTCCTGTCCGACGTAGTGGCCTATCTCGGAGGAACGACCGACGACCTCCTCAAAATAGTGTCGGGTGGTCCGATGATGGGCTTTGCCGTGTCCAATATCGACGTACCTGTGGTGAAGACCACGTCGGGCGTCCTCTTTTTGAACAAGGACGAGACGGACACCGATACCTTCGGCCCCTGCATTCACTGCGGGTGGTGCCTGGAGGCCTGCCCCATGGGCCTTTTGCCTAAGGAAGTGGCAATCTATGTGGAAGCAGGTAAGGGACATTTGACCGAGAAGTTCGGTGTTTTTGAATGCTTCGAGTGCGGTTGCTGTGCTTATGTATGCCCTGCAAAGCGCCCGCTGGTCCAATTTGCCAGGCTGGCCAAAATAGCGATTAAGAAACACGGGTAA
- a CDS encoding phospholipase D family protein — protein sequence MRILRDREIYEEFTETMLVRAQRFVWIATANIKGTGLRYRNKFISFVDLMAILVNRGVSFRIIHAELPSGPFRERYEQLDTKGQLSAGVEFLQCIRMHAKIFIVDGQVALVGSPNLTGAGIGAKGKAKRNFEIAFLFEGEEETEPFVDYFDYVWMGAHCTSCDRRELCPAPPA from the coding sequence ATGAGAATTCTCCGGGATCGAGAAATTTATGAAGAGTTCACTGAGACCATGCTGGTGAGGGCTCAACGCTTCGTCTGGATTGCGACGGCAAACATAAAAGGTACCGGCCTTCGTTATCGTAACAAGTTTATATCATTCGTAGATTTGATGGCTATACTCGTGAATCGCGGGGTGTCTTTCCGCATAATTCACGCGGAACTTCCTTCCGGGCCATTCCGCGAGCGGTACGAGCAACTCGACACGAAAGGGCAGCTTAGCGCAGGTGTTGAATTCCTTCAGTGCATTCGCATGCACGCCAAGATCTTCATCGTTGACGGGCAAGTAGCCCTTGTCGGGAGCCCCAACCTCACCGGCGCAGGAATCGGAGCAAAGGGCAAGGCCAAAAGGAATTTCGAAATAGCCTTCCTGTTCGAAGGAGAAGAAGAAACCGAACCATTCGTGGATTACTTCGACTACGTCTGGATGGGAGCCCACTGCACATCCTGCGACCGCCGTGAACTCTGCCCCGCTCCACCTGCGTAG
- a CDS encoding RnfABCDGE type electron transport complex subunit D encodes MEFFEGGTGETFLHKKVSLGSDFYSGEDGKIETLEQRDRGIEPQWAVSVSPHIRMGKTTSGIMWTVSASLIPVMLLSIYNFGLRGLIITLISVISCVVVEAICQKAMGRPIAVADGSAVLTGILMAFVIPPGVPYWLPAVGAVAAIFINKELMGGLGFNVWNPALVGRAFLMAAFPVAMTAAWVPSVDWSKSALNVYLAPGALDAVSTATPLYILKHYGLGALTEKFGGLTTIYRDFFVGLRPGCIGETSSGLILLGGLFLMVRGIITWHIPVSTIGTVALLTWIFGGESWFTGQPLVAVLSGGLMLGAFYMCTDYVTSPTMKSGQIVFGMGVGLLTVLIRLKGGYPEGVAYAILLMNCLTPALDEWFQPKRFAPPKQAPVAAVK; translated from the coding sequence ATGGAGTTTTTTGAAGGGGGCACGGGGGAAACTTTTTTACACAAAAAAGTTTCCCTCGGATCTGATTTTTATTCCGGGGAGGATGGAAAGATAGAAACACTAGAGCAAAGAGATCGAGGTATAGAACCTCAATGGGCTGTTTCTGTATCTCCCCATATACGAATGGGGAAAACCACATCGGGGATCATGTGGACCGTGTCCGCGTCGTTGATTCCCGTAATGTTGCTGTCAATCTACAACTTCGGCTTGCGCGGGCTCATCATAACGTTGATAAGTGTGATTTCCTGCGTTGTCGTCGAAGCGATTTGCCAGAAGGCTATGGGAAGGCCCATCGCGGTCGCTGACGGCAGCGCGGTGCTGACCGGTATTCTCATGGCCTTTGTTATACCCCCGGGAGTCCCGTATTGGCTGCCGGCTGTAGGTGCTGTCGCTGCTATCTTCATCAATAAAGAGCTTATGGGAGGCCTGGGATTCAATGTCTGGAACCCCGCGTTGGTGGGACGGGCGTTTCTCATGGCTGCCTTTCCCGTGGCAATGACTGCCGCGTGGGTCCCTTCTGTGGACTGGTCCAAATCGGCCCTAAACGTTTACCTGGCTCCGGGGGCCTTGGACGCGGTTTCCACTGCTACACCTCTTTATATTTTGAAGCATTACGGCCTCGGCGCGTTGACCGAGAAGTTCGGTGGGCTCACCACCATATACCGGGATTTCTTTGTCGGCTTGAGACCCGGTTGCATCGGGGAGACATCTTCGGGTTTAATCCTTCTCGGCGGGCTATTCCTCATGGTCCGAGGCATCATCACGTGGCATATTCCGGTTTCCACTATCGGCACGGTTGCTTTGCTCACCTGGATATTCGGCGGAGAGAGCTGGTTCACGGGTCAGCCGCTTGTGGCAGTCCTTTCCGGGGGACTCATGCTGGGGGCCTTTTACATGTGCACGGACTATGTGACTTCTCCCACCATGAAATCAGGGCAGATCGTGTTCGGCATGGGCGTTGGCCTTCTCACCGTGCTCATTCGCCTCAAGGGTGGATATCCGGAAGGGGTGGCGTACGCGATCCTGTTGATGAACTGCCTAACGCCGGCACTGGATGAATGGTTCCAACCAAAGAGATTCGCACCTCCGAAGCAGGCGCCGGTCGCGGCTGTCAAGTAG